A section of the Deltaproteobacteria bacterium genome encodes:
- a CDS encoding tetratricopeptide repeat protein, translating to MSLIYKSLQQVAQNNGQGGTGRSMPRHAPGNVGLTKRLVIFLAILTGVSAAGYGLIWWLRGELDHIGPQLDAAYQQAVETERPVPEAVNATPAPAPAPVAMPAAMPRLSTPPRISPPVQTKIGIEDLAKPTIELEQLFVQRAKRNQRIMELDRQLATAWAHDDLIRVGTLLTELRRTAGAQSSLPRKWEGALALRHGNFAQAEAIFSRLIQERRGDIGARINLVQALLGQNKHTQARLEHDRLRAEFPNDAKVRELRLALP from the coding sequence GATCTATAAAAGCCTGCAACAGGTCGCCCAAAACAATGGCCAGGGCGGGACGGGACGGTCCATGCCGCGCCATGCTCCCGGCAACGTCGGCCTGACCAAGCGCCTTGTCATTTTTCTGGCCATCCTGACCGGCGTCAGCGCCGCCGGCTACGGTCTGATCTGGTGGCTGCGCGGCGAGTTGGACCACATCGGCCCGCAGCTGGACGCGGCCTACCAGCAGGCCGTCGAAACCGAACGTCCGGTGCCCGAGGCCGTCAACGCCACGCCCGCCCCGGCGCCGGCGCCGGTCGCGATGCCGGCGGCCATGCCCCGGCTGAGCACGCCACCCAGGATTTCGCCCCCGGTGCAAACCAAGATCGGCATCGAGGATCTGGCCAAGCCCACCATCGAACTGGAACAGCTCTTTGTGCAGCGGGCCAAGCGCAATCAGCGCATCATGGAGCTGGACCGCCAGTTGGCCACGGCCTGGGCCCATGATGATTTGATCCGGGTGGGCACCCTGCTGACGGAACTCCGACGTACCGCCGGCGCCCAATCCAGCCTGCCGCGCAAATGGGAAGGCGCCCTGGCCTTGCGCCACGGCAATTTCGCCCAGGCCGAGGCGATTTTTTCCCGGCTGATCCAGGAGCGGCGCGGCGACATCGGGGCTCGAATCAATTTGGTCCAGGCTTTGCTTGGGCAAAACAAACACACCCAGGCACGCCTGGAACATGACCGGTTGCGGGCGGAGTTTCCCAACGACGCCAAAGTGCGGGAACTGCGGCTGGCCCTGCCATGA